The following DNA comes from Candidatus Eisenbacteria bacterium.
GCTATCTCGACGAGCGCGGTCCGGACTACTGCATCCTCTTCCCCGAGTGGTTCCCCGACTACGTCCGCAGCGGCCGCCTGGTGCCGATTCACGAGATTGACTACGAGAACACCACCGGTGGGGGCAACCAGCTGGTGGTGTACCGGTTCCTGAAGCGGGCGCGGTGACCCGGTGAGCCGTTTGCTCGTGCCGGCCGAGCACGGGAGCTGGGCCTTCCTGGGCGAGCCCGTGGTGCTGGGCCTCGCCGTGGCGCTGCGCGCACCCGGCGCCACGCCATCCGGAGGGATGGCCGCCACGCTGGTGGCCGTGGCGACGGTTGCGGCCTTCCTGGCGCGCAAACCCCTGCGCATCTCGGTCACCGACCGGCGCGAGGGCCGGCGCACCGCGCGGACGGCGCGGGCGGGCCTCGCCGCGGCGGCACTGGCGCTGGCCGGCGCGGCCGCGGTGACCGGGGCGGCGCTGCTGGCGCAAGGGCCGGTGCTGCTGGCGATGGGCCTGGCGGCGCCGATCGGCGCGGTGGCCCTGGCCTTCGACCTGGACCGCCGCGCGCGCGATGCCGCGGCCGAAGTCACCGCCGCGCTGGCCCTGGCCGGCGCCGCGCCCGCCATCGCGCTCGCCGCCGGCCTCCCGCGGCCCGCCGCGTTCGCACTGTGGGCCATCCTGGCCGCGCGCGCCGTGCCCACCGTGGCCTACGTTCGCGCCCGGCTGCGACTGGAGAAGAGTCACCCGGTGCGGACCGCGGAAGTACTGGCCCTGCACGCCGCCGCCGCAGGCGGCGTGGCGCTCCTGGCGCGCGAGGGATGGGTGCCGTGGGCCGCGGCCGTCGCCATGACCGTGCTGGCCCTCCGCGCCGCCGTGGGGCTCTCGCCGTGGCGGTTGCGGATGACCACCATGCAGTTGGGCCTGAGCGAGATCGCCTTCGGCCTGCTGGTGGTGCTGGCGACATGCGTGTAGGACCGCCATCCATGTCGGCCAGGGGGAGCGGAGATGATGAAGGCAGCGCGCAGGTCCGTTCATGACGCCCGG
Coding sequences within:
- a CDS encoding YwiC-like family protein, which codes for MSRLLVPAEHGSWAFLGEPVVLGLAVALRAPGATPSGGMAATLVAVATVAAFLARKPLRISVTDRREGRRTARTARAGLAAAALALAGAAAVTGAALLAQGPVLLAMGLAAPIGAVALAFDLDRRARDAAAEVTAALALAGAAPAIALAAGLPRPAAFALWAILAARAVPTVAYVRARLRLEKSHPVRTAEVLALHAAAAGGVALLAREGWVPWAAAVAMTVLALRAAVGLSPWRLRMTTMQLGLSEIAFGLLVVLATCV